A window of the Constrictibacter sp. MBR-5 genome harbors these coding sequences:
- a CDS encoding Crp/Fnr family transcriptional regulator, which yields MAATAKMDKRKVFASHELFSRFSPAEIERLVSFSHARAYGAGEVIFEKGSPGQGLMAVLSGRVRISSPSPEGREIVLNIIHPGQIFGEIALLDGKERTADATAMEACELLILERRDFVPFLEKHPDICLRLIAVLCERLRRTTEQVEDVLFLDLQARLAKTLLHLVDAHGRPVSNGVALGAKLSQRDLANMIGASRESVNRQLSLWEEEGLISRDRGAITILDSAALQMLVGAEA from the coding sequence GTGGCGGCCACCGCGAAGATGGACAAGCGAAAGGTATTCGCCTCGCACGAGCTCTTCAGCCGGTTCAGCCCGGCCGAGATCGAGCGGTTGGTGAGCTTTTCGCACGCCCGCGCCTATGGCGCCGGCGAAGTGATCTTCGAGAAGGGGTCGCCCGGCCAGGGGCTGATGGCGGTCCTGTCGGGGCGCGTGCGGATCAGTTCGCCGTCGCCCGAAGGCCGCGAGATCGTCCTCAACATCATCCATCCGGGCCAGATCTTCGGCGAGATCGCCCTCCTCGACGGCAAGGAGCGGACCGCCGACGCGACCGCCATGGAGGCCTGCGAGCTGCTGATCCTGGAGCGGCGCGACTTCGTGCCGTTCCTGGAGAAGCACCCGGACATCTGCCTGCGGCTGATCGCGGTCCTGTGCGAACGGCTGCGCCGGACGACCGAACAGGTCGAGGACGTGCTTTTCCTCGACCTGCAGGCGCGGCTCGCGAAGACGCTGCTGCATCTGGTCGACGCGCACGGCCGGCCCGTGTCGAACGGAGTCGCGCTGGGTGCGAAACTGTCCCAGCGCGACCTTGCCAACATGATCGGCGCATCGCGCGAAAGCGTGAACCGCCAGCTCAGCCTCTGGGAAGAGGAGGGGCTGATCAGCCGGGATCGGGGCGCCATCACGATCCTCGACAGCGCCGCGCTGCAGATGCTGGTGGGCGCCGAAGCCTGA
- a CDS encoding prephenate dehydratase, with translation MTRDVDPARTIAFQGEPGAYSDLACRAAYPDMTTLPCASFEQAFAAVEEGRAAIGMIPIENSVAGRVADIHQLLPETGLHIVGEHFQRVQHQLLAPRGTALSSVKRVYSHVQALSQCRRSLRALGLQPVTYPDTAGAAAYVARRGDPEEAAIASSLAGEIYDLDVLKPDIEDEKHNTTRMIVLSREPRVPDPKSGRLITTFVFRVRNVPAALYKAMGGFATNGVNMTKLESYMVGGEFSATQFYADVEGHPDHPNVRLALEELDFFSREVRILGVYPAHPFRQRESH, from the coding sequence ATGACCCGAGACGTCGACCCCGCGCGCACGATCGCCTTCCAGGGCGAACCCGGGGCGTATTCCGACCTCGCATGCCGGGCGGCCTATCCGGACATGACGACCCTGCCCTGCGCCTCGTTCGAGCAGGCGTTCGCCGCCGTCGAGGAGGGTCGCGCGGCGATCGGCATGATCCCGATCGAGAATTCGGTCGCCGGTCGGGTGGCGGACATCCACCAGCTCCTCCCGGAAACCGGGCTGCATATCGTCGGCGAGCATTTCCAGCGGGTGCAGCATCAGCTGCTGGCGCCCCGCGGCACCGCCCTGTCCTCGGTCAAGCGGGTGTACAGCCATGTCCAGGCGCTGTCGCAATGCCGCCGGTCGTTGCGCGCGCTGGGGCTGCAGCCGGTGACCTATCCCGACACCGCGGGTGCCGCCGCCTACGTGGCGCGGCGCGGCGATCCGGAGGAGGCCGCGATCGCCTCGTCGCTCGCCGGCGAGATCTACGACCTCGACGTGCTGAAGCCGGATATCGAGGACGAGAAGCACAATACGACCCGTATGATCGTGCTGTCGCGCGAACCGCGGGTCCCGGATCCGAAGAGCGGGCGCCTGATCACGACCTTCGTGTTTCGCGTGCGGAACGTGCCGGCCGCTCTCTACAAGGCCATGGGCGGGTTCGCGACGAACGGCGTGAACATGACCAAGCTGGAGAGCTACATGGTCGGCGGCGAATTCTCCGCCACGCAGTTCTATGCCGACGTCGAGGGCCATCCGGACCATCCGAACGTGCGGCTCGCACTCGAGGAACTCGACTTCTTCTCGCGCGAGGTGCGCATCCTCGGCGTCTACCCGGCGCATCCCTTCCGCCAGCGCGAATCGCACTGA
- a CDS encoding 3-deoxy-manno-octulosonate cytidylyltransferase — MSATAIVVIPARLASTRLPNKPLADIHGRPMIVRVWERAVAAGIGPVLVACAEEAIAEAVRAAGGEAVLTDPDLPSGSDRVAAALRAFDPAGRYDAVVNVQGDLPAIDPAVIRAVLLPLSDPAVDIATVAAEIVDPDERTNPNVVKAVFVPAAMDGRGIAAGRALYFTRATAPSGEGPLFHHIGIYAYRRAALERFVALPPGVLEQRERLEQLRALEAGMRIDVAVVRTVPLGVDAPADLERARSLLAP; from the coding sequence GTGTCAGCAACAGCCATCGTCGTCATCCCCGCCCGCCTCGCCTCCACCCGCCTGCCGAACAAGCCGCTCGCCGACATCCACGGCCGGCCGATGATCGTGCGGGTGTGGGAGCGCGCCGTGGCCGCCGGAATCGGACCGGTCCTGGTGGCCTGCGCCGAAGAGGCGATCGCCGAAGCGGTGCGGGCGGCTGGCGGCGAGGCCGTCCTGACCGATCCCGACCTGCCGTCGGGGTCGGATCGGGTGGCGGCCGCGCTCCGGGCCTTCGATCCCGCGGGACGCTACGATGCGGTCGTCAACGTGCAGGGCGACCTGCCGGCGATCGATCCGGCGGTGATCCGCGCGGTGCTGCTGCCGCTGTCGGACCCGGCGGTCGACATCGCGACGGTCGCCGCCGAGATCGTCGATCCCGACGAACGCACCAATCCGAACGTCGTCAAGGCGGTGTTCGTCCCGGCCGCGATGGACGGGCGGGGGATCGCCGCCGGGCGGGCCCTCTATTTCACGCGGGCGACGGCGCCGAGCGGCGAGGGGCCGCTCTTCCACCATATCGGGATCTACGCCTACCGGCGCGCCGCGCTCGAACGGTTCGTCGCCCTGCCGCCGGGCGTCCTGGAACAGCGCGAGCGGCTGGAGCAGCTTCGCGCCCTGGAGGCGGGCATGCGGATCGACGTCGCGGTCGTGCGGACCGTCCCGCTGGGCGTCGATGCCCCGGCCGACCTGGAGCGCGCGCGGAGCCTGCTCGCCCCCTGA
- a CDS encoding S8 family serine peptidase: MPATDRSRYRLETVDTRSRLQLAIERLDPLLEIAALDQVRGGRPVAAGDVFATASRFPFLAEGGAVRTAIDGLQPGFVLRDDGRIFSRRSFPDDPAEPGRAYHFQGAVDIPEGGGRVALETAAGLLQSGAVDALFVGPRLRPQLDHSVKDACGPTFATLPSAAGLDGRGVVVGIVDYGCDFAHRNFRRADGTTRLLHLWDQNGAGGIPEADYGREYDRAAIDAALGEADPYAALGYDPHANYFRAGKVEAAHGTHVMDIAAGNGRGTGCRGMAPEADIVFVQLRRYAWDGDPDLNRTAAVLDAVAYIFARAGDRPAVVNLSLGTNGGSHDGTSVVERTMDIFLKVPGRAIVVAAGNAGAAALHAAGTIAPDGDRSLGWQFPEGDDGPNQLEIWADGPLALELTDPAGTVLGIVEPGTTGAVSRDDVHAGAVVGSRHIDENLEVLTAVIRPSGRKGTWRVRLVPRCDRAVRFDAWIDRDDPGQSRFAAEDADPACTLASLACGIGTVVVGAHYALAVNRDLAMFSAQGRTRDSRENPHVTAPGYSVWAAVSKGDPPPKRGRPAARAPRAAMSGTSMAAPHVTGAIALLLQANPTADAAAIREALIASADRPPARDGWHAGHGFGWLNLAGALERLGGRREPSAPSA; encoded by the coding sequence ATGCCTGCGACGGACCGAAGCCGCTACCGCCTCGAAACGGTCGATACGCGCAGCCGCCTGCAGCTGGCGATCGAGCGTCTCGACCCGTTGCTGGAGATCGCCGCGCTGGACCAGGTCCGGGGCGGTCGCCCGGTCGCTGCCGGCGACGTGTTCGCGACGGCCTCCCGCTTTCCCTTCCTGGCCGAGGGGGGCGCCGTCCGCACCGCGATCGACGGCCTGCAGCCCGGATTCGTCCTCCGCGACGACGGTCGCATATTCTCCCGCCGTAGCTTCCCGGACGACCCCGCGGAGCCGGGCCGCGCCTACCATTTCCAGGGCGCGGTCGACATCCCCGAGGGCGGCGGCCGGGTCGCCCTGGAGACGGCGGCCGGACTGCTGCAGAGCGGCGCGGTCGACGCGCTCTTCGTCGGCCCCCGCCTGAGGCCGCAGCTCGACCACTCGGTCAAGGATGCCTGCGGCCCGACCTTCGCGACCCTGCCGTCGGCGGCGGGACTCGACGGGCGCGGCGTCGTCGTCGGCATCGTCGACTATGGCTGCGACTTCGCCCACCGGAACTTTCGCCGCGCCGACGGAACGACGCGGCTGCTCCACCTCTGGGACCAGAACGGCGCCGGCGGCATTCCCGAGGCCGATTACGGCCGCGAATACGACCGCGCGGCCATCGACGCCGCCCTCGGCGAGGCGGATCCCTACGCGGCGCTGGGCTACGACCCGCACGCCAATTATTTCCGCGCCGGTAAGGTCGAGGCGGCGCACGGCACGCATGTGATGGACATTGCGGCGGGCAACGGCCGCGGCACCGGCTGTCGCGGCATGGCGCCGGAAGCCGACATCGTCTTCGTCCAGCTCCGACGCTACGCCTGGGACGGCGACCCCGATCTCAACCGCACCGCCGCGGTGCTCGATGCAGTCGCCTACATCTTCGCGCGCGCCGGCGACCGCCCGGCGGTGGTCAATCTCAGCCTCGGCACCAACGGCGGCAGCCACGACGGGACGAGCGTCGTGGAACGCACGATGGACATCTTCCTGAAGGTCCCGGGCCGGGCGATCGTCGTGGCGGCGGGCAACGCCGGCGCCGCCGCGCTGCACGCCGCCGGCACCATCGCGCCGGACGGCGACCGCAGCCTCGGCTGGCAGTTTCCCGAGGGCGACGACGGTCCGAACCAGCTCGAAATATGGGCCGACGGCCCGCTCGCGCTGGAGCTCACCGATCCGGCCGGTACCGTGCTCGGCATCGTCGAACCCGGTACGACGGGGGCGGTCAGCCGCGACGACGTCCATGCAGGCGCCGTCGTCGGCAGCCGCCATATCGACGAGAACCTGGAAGTGCTGACGGCTGTCATCCGGCCCTCGGGCAGGAAGGGTACCTGGCGGGTGAGGCTCGTGCCGCGCTGCGACCGGGCGGTGCGCTTCGATGCCTGGATCGACCGGGACGATCCGGGACAGTCGCGCTTCGCCGCGGAGGACGCGGACCCCGCCTGCACGCTGGCGTCGCTGGCCTGCGGAATCGGGACGGTGGTGGTCGGTGCGCACTATGCGCTGGCGGTCAATCGCGACCTCGCGATGTTCAGCGCCCAGGGCCGGACCCGCGACAGCCGCGAGAATCCCCATGTCACGGCCCCCGGCTACAGCGTCTGGGCGGCGGTCTCGAAGGGCGACCCGCCGCCGAAGCGCGGGCGGCCGGCAGCAAGGGCGCCGCGGGCGGCGATGTCCGGCACCAGCATGGCGGCACCGCACGTGACCGGCGCGATCGCCCTGCTGCTCCAGGCGAACCCGACGGCCGACGCGGCCGCCATCCGCGAAGCCCTGATCGCATCGGCGGACCGGCCGCCCGCGCGCGACGGCTGGCATGCGGGCCACGGATTCGGCTGGCTCAATCTCGCCGGCGCCCTCGAACGACTTGGAGGGCGACGTGAGCCCAGTGCCCCCAGTGCCTAG
- a CDS encoding AAA family ATPase produces the protein MNERSPVEISCASCGTVSPAGFRFCGNCGARLTATAGSGREGLAQNPAALSERRQVTVMFCDLVGSTQLSEQMEPEDLRELILDYRDVCAASVARYDGSVARYLGDGILVYFGYPKAHEDDPRRAILAALDIRLGMQRLNDTFVARDWPPLELRIGIHTGLVIAGDMGTAMTHEPMAVVGSAPNVAARLQAQAAPNAIVISTAPNAIVISTATHDIVEGFFEFRALGARVLAGIAEPVALYEVLNETGARDRLGARPHRSMLLGRTRELELLRDRWARAGHGAGQFVLLEGPAGIGKSRLLMALQEEAGIGPDALLRCHCSEYYETTAFHPIAELVDHVASGGSPLARHLDPGLPALLDPALAEAPSDPAMDPEQRRQKLMDGLVGWLSAASRERPVLFVAEDLHWADDSTRSFLRLLGESLSGSQLMVVATTRPGGGSSVADLPGLLHLPLHVLSLDQARDLVVRTAGKPLPDDVVGLILARADGIPLFVEELTRAVVASPLLIERNDRFEVGAAGAPAIPMTLRDSLMARLDALGGSKQVAQIASVLGRSFPELLVRLVADLQQALLEEHLRTLVGSQFFCREDEPELPSYAFTHALLQDAAYDSLVRQTRQLYHRRTAMALEQAFPETTRQQPEILARHHALAGDAAKAADLWEAAGRRSAARSANVEAAAQIANALSALAELPDSPDRQRQELRLQIALGGQMIITAGNADPRVERAFARALLLSEVLAEPGMLFQARRGLLSYYQVRGRPRVARRFGEEMLQQAEDLGDVNLLIQAHRALGLCRFFIGELSDAADHLSRALDMCRTNGAGGETVVFISDPAVLAQCNLGWAECALGRPDSGLAHCEQAVARARLVRHQHSLAYALSIAAAVRQMRREPKQVRLIAEEILSLAGRGGYTYWRGWAQGLQGWALAMLGNPRGGLEALDTALTEYAATGAEIMRPYFLALKAEVLNRCGAANEAVTALTAAEADIQTHGMAFCHGDVVRRRAVLAAGSGDTATAEALFARARAIADEQAAGLLRLRIAIDRAQAFGGEALADLQALYASLAEGHETADAVEAATLLNHL, from the coding sequence GTGAACGAGCGATCGCCGGTTGAAATATCCTGCGCCAGTTGCGGCACCGTCAGTCCCGCAGGCTTTCGTTTCTGCGGGAATTGCGGCGCCCGCCTGACGGCGACGGCCGGGTCGGGCCGGGAGGGTCTGGCGCAGAACCCCGCCGCTCTCTCCGAGCGGCGGCAGGTCACCGTGATGTTCTGCGACCTCGTCGGGTCGACGCAGCTCTCCGAACAGATGGAGCCGGAGGATCTGCGCGAGCTGATTCTCGACTATCGGGACGTCTGCGCCGCCAGCGTGGCCCGCTACGACGGCAGCGTGGCCCGCTATCTCGGCGACGGCATCCTGGTCTATTTCGGCTACCCGAAGGCGCACGAGGACGATCCCCGGCGCGCGATCCTGGCCGCCCTGGATATCCGCCTGGGGATGCAGCGCCTGAACGACACCTTCGTGGCGCGCGACTGGCCGCCGCTGGAACTGCGCATCGGCATCCATACCGGCCTGGTGATCGCGGGCGATATGGGCACCGCCATGACGCACGAGCCGATGGCCGTGGTCGGCAGCGCTCCCAACGTCGCCGCGCGCCTGCAGGCCCAGGCGGCGCCGAACGCGATCGTCATCAGCACGGCGCCGAACGCGATCGTCATCAGCACGGCGACGCACGACATCGTCGAGGGCTTCTTCGAGTTCAGGGCGCTCGGCGCCCGCGTCCTGGCCGGGATCGCCGAGCCGGTGGCGCTCTACGAGGTGCTGAACGAGACGGGTGCCCGGGACCGGCTGGGCGCCCGCCCGCATCGCAGCATGCTGCTCGGCCGGACGCGCGAGCTGGAGCTGCTGCGCGATCGCTGGGCGCGGGCGGGGCACGGCGCCGGACAGTTCGTGCTGCTCGAGGGCCCCGCCGGCATCGGCAAGTCCCGACTGCTGATGGCCCTGCAGGAGGAGGCGGGCATCGGGCCGGACGCCCTGTTGCGCTGCCACTGCTCCGAATACTACGAGACGACGGCGTTCCATCCGATCGCCGAACTCGTCGACCATGTCGCGTCGGGCGGCAGCCCGCTGGCGCGGCATCTCGATCCGGGCCTGCCGGCGCTTCTCGACCCGGCGCTGGCCGAGGCGCCCTCGGATCCGGCCATGGACCCGGAGCAGCGTCGGCAGAAGCTGATGGACGGCCTCGTCGGCTGGCTGTCGGCGGCGTCGCGCGAGCGGCCGGTGCTGTTCGTCGCCGAAGACCTTCACTGGGCCGACGACTCGACCCGAAGCTTTCTTCGGCTGCTCGGCGAGAGCCTGTCCGGCAGCCAGCTGATGGTGGTCGCGACGACCCGCCCCGGCGGCGGAAGTTCCGTGGCGGACCTGCCGGGCCTGCTTCACCTGCCGCTGCACGTGCTGTCGCTCGACCAGGCGCGCGACCTCGTCGTCCGCACCGCCGGCAAGCCACTCCCCGACGACGTCGTCGGCCTGATCCTGGCGCGCGCCGACGGGATCCCGCTGTTCGTCGAGGAGCTCACCCGGGCGGTCGTCGCCTCGCCGCTGCTGATCGAGCGGAACGACCGCTTCGAGGTGGGGGCAGCCGGCGCGCCGGCGATCCCGATGACGCTGCGCGACTCGCTGATGGCGCGCCTGGACGCGCTCGGCGGCTCGAAGCAGGTGGCCCAGATCGCCTCGGTGCTCGGCCGCTCCTTCCCCGAACTGCTGGTGCGTCTGGTCGCGGACCTCCAGCAGGCGCTGCTCGAGGAGCATCTCCGGACCCTGGTGGGATCGCAGTTCTTCTGCCGCGAGGACGAGCCGGAACTGCCGTCCTATGCCTTCACCCACGCGCTGCTGCAGGATGCGGCCTACGATTCGCTGGTGCGGCAGACGCGCCAACTCTACCACCGCCGCACGGCCATGGCGCTCGAACAGGCGTTTCCCGAGACGACGCGCCAGCAGCCGGAGATCCTGGCGCGCCACCACGCGCTGGCCGGCGACGCGGCGAAGGCGGCAGACCTGTGGGAGGCGGCCGGCAGGCGCTCGGCCGCACGGTCCGCCAACGTCGAGGCCGCGGCGCAGATCGCGAACGCGCTGTCAGCGCTGGCGGAGCTTCCCGACAGCCCCGACCGGCAGCGCCAGGAGCTGCGGCTGCAGATCGCGCTGGGCGGCCAGATGATCATCACCGCGGGCAACGCCGACCCGCGGGTCGAGCGGGCGTTCGCGCGCGCCTTGCTGCTCAGCGAGGTCCTGGCCGAGCCGGGGATGCTGTTCCAGGCGCGGCGCGGCCTGCTCTCCTATTATCAGGTGCGCGGCCGCCCGCGGGTCGCCCGCCGGTTCGGCGAGGAGATGCTGCAGCAGGCGGAGGATCTCGGCGACGTGAACCTGCTGATCCAGGCGCATCGCGCGCTCGGCCTCTGCCGGTTCTTCATCGGCGAACTGTCCGACGCCGCCGATCATCTCTCCCGCGCCCTCGACATGTGCCGCACCAACGGCGCCGGCGGCGAGACCGTGGTGTTCATCTCCGATCCGGCCGTGCTGGCGCAGTGCAACCTGGGCTGGGCGGAGTGCGCTCTCGGCCGCCCCGACAGTGGGCTCGCACATTGCGAGCAGGCGGTCGCCCGCGCCCGGCTGGTCCGGCATCAGCACAGCCTGGCCTACGCGCTCAGCATCGCCGCCGCCGTCAGGCAGATGCGCCGCGAACCGAAGCAGGTGCGTCTGATCGCCGAGGAGATTCTGTCGCTCGCCGGTCGTGGCGGCTACACCTACTGGCGCGGCTGGGCGCAGGGACTGCAGGGCTGGGCGCTCGCCATGCTCGGCAATCCGCGCGGCGGGCTGGAAGCGCTCGACACGGCGCTGACCGAATATGCCGCGACGGGCGCCGAGATCATGCGGCCCTACTTCCTGGCGCTGAAGGCGGAGGTGCTGAATCGCTGCGGCGCCGCGAACGAGGCCGTCACCGCCCTCACGGCGGCGGAGGCGGACATCCAGACGCACGGCATGGCATTCTGTCACGGCGACGTCGTGCGCCGCCGCGCGGTCCTGGCGGCCGGCAGCGGCGACACGGCGACGGCGGAGGCGCTGTTCGCCCGCGCGCGCGCCATCGCCGACGAGCAGGCCGCGGGCCTCCTGCGCCTGCGCATCGCGATCGACCGCGCGCAGGCGTTCGGCGGCGAAGCCCTCGCCGATCTGCAGGCGCTGTACGCGTCGCTCGCGGAGGGGCACGAGACCGCCGACGCGGTCGAGGCGGCGACCCTCCTGAATCATCTCTAG
- a CDS encoding radical SAM protein, giving the protein MPRKNPYHLERPLKVTLSCTQTCNLDCKHCYADCDPARAGDEMRADEWRALVDGLIDDGVVSLFIEGGEPFRRTDDLLALLRHCARRMMTRIRTNGTLVTPALAQQLKAVGLGGCLVDVMGARAATHDAMTGTPGSFDRACAGIAALLDAGIPTEMLLILNRTNVAELDDYMALAQSLGVRKVGILRLYPIGRAKRHWAELALSMDEMAAAIDGLRPPPGIKLMQSWHPNDGNCCWQMAAVTPFGRSIGCSYLREFVDYGDVREQGILPTWDDPLYRELRAGAVEKSCGTCSTTQGSHGGCRSTAYAFHRRWSAPDPFDVTLNDGVDLRVLPEWLLQAGPRRAG; this is encoded by the coding sequence GTGCCTAGGAAGAACCCCTACCATCTCGAGCGGCCGCTGAAGGTCACCCTCTCCTGCACCCAGACCTGCAATCTGGACTGCAAGCACTGCTACGCCGACTGCGATCCCGCCCGCGCAGGCGACGAAATGCGGGCCGACGAGTGGCGGGCGCTGGTGGACGGCCTGATCGACGACGGCGTGGTCTCGCTCTTCATCGAGGGCGGAGAGCCCTTCCGCCGCACAGACGACCTGCTCGCCCTGCTGCGCCACTGCGCGCGCCGCATGATGACGCGGATCCGTACCAACGGCACGCTCGTCACCCCCGCACTCGCGCAGCAGCTGAAGGCGGTCGGGCTCGGCGGCTGCCTGGTCGACGTGATGGGCGCCCGTGCCGCGACCCACGACGCCATGACCGGCACGCCGGGCAGCTTCGACCGCGCCTGCGCCGGGATCGCCGCCCTGCTGGACGCCGGCATCCCGACGGAAATGCTGCTGATCCTCAACCGGACGAACGTGGCCGAACTCGACGACTACATGGCCCTGGCGCAGTCGCTCGGCGTGCGCAAGGTCGGCATCCTGCGCCTCTATCCGATCGGCCGCGCCAAGCGGCACTGGGCCGAGCTTGCCCTGTCGATGGACGAGATGGCGGCGGCGATCGACGGGCTGCGGCCGCCGCCGGGCATCAAGCTGATGCAGTCCTGGCACCCCAACGACGGCAACTGCTGCTGGCAGATGGCGGCGGTCACGCCGTTCGGCCGATCGATCGGCTGCTCCTATCTCCGCGAGTTCGTCGACTATGGCGACGTCCGCGAACAGGGCATCCTGCCGACCTGGGACGATCCGCTCTACCGCGAACTGCGGGCCGGCGCGGTAGAGAAGTCCTGCGGCACCTGCTCCACCACCCAGGGGTCGCACGGCGGCTGCCGGTCGACGGCCTACGCGTTCCATCGCCGGTGGAGCGCGCCCGATCCCTTCGACGTCACCCTCAACGACGGAGTCGACCTGCGTGTCCTCCCAGAATGGCTGCTACAGGCTGGTCCCCGGCGTGCGGGTTAG
- a CDS encoding cytochrome c family protein has protein sequence MNAFELNKVAAAVLLAGVIAMTTGLIAKLLVSQPHHVESIIKATGQEAAQPAGGGAEEMPPIANLLADASPEAGQKVASKCTACHGFEKGGANKVGPNLYGVVGADIAHHEGFSYSSTLASLEGTWDYDKLDHFLYKPREFAPGTKMSFAGLSKPQDRADIIAYLRTLNDNPPPLPEPVAAPAAEAAPAAAPAGDAAPAGAAPAGQDAKPADAVPAQPGVQPQAPAAGDASGGGSSTGLGAQGTGAQGLGTHSPGGAAAGTGAESAGSPTPGASSGTSNQAAPQGQDASPAPQQR, from the coding sequence ATGAACGCCTTCGAGCTGAACAAAGTCGCCGCCGCCGTGTTGCTCGCCGGCGTCATCGCGATGACGACCGGACTGATCGCGAAGCTGCTCGTCAGCCAGCCGCATCACGTGGAGAGCATCATCAAGGCGACGGGCCAGGAGGCGGCACAGCCTGCCGGCGGTGGCGCCGAAGAAATGCCGCCGATCGCCAACCTGCTCGCCGACGCCTCCCCGGAGGCCGGTCAGAAGGTGGCGTCGAAATGCACCGCCTGCCACGGCTTCGAGAAGGGCGGCGCGAACAAGGTCGGTCCGAACCTCTACGGAGTCGTCGGCGCGGACATCGCTCACCACGAGGGCTTCTCCTATTCCTCGACGCTCGCGAGCCTCGAAGGCACGTGGGACTACGACAAGCTGGACCACTTCCTGTACAAGCCGCGGGAGTTCGCGCCGGGCACCAAGATGAGCTTCGCCGGCCTGTCCAAGCCGCAGGACCGCGCCGACATCATCGCCTATCTGCGGACGCTGAACGACAACCCGCCGCCGCTGCCGGAGCCGGTCGCCGCGCCCGCCGCGGAAGCCGCGCCGGCCGCCGCACCCGCGGGCGACGCCGCCCCGGCCGGTGCCGCACCCGCAGGCCAGGACGCGAAGCCGGCCGACGCGGTCCCCGCGCAGCCGGGCGTGCAGCCCCAGGCGCCCGCGGCGGGCGACGCCTCGGGCGGCGGTTCCAGCACCGGCCTCGGCGCCCAGGGAACGGGCGCGCAGGGCCTCGGCACCCACAGCCCGGGCGGCGCCGCTGCCGGCACGGGGGCCGAGAGCGCCGGGTCGCCCACCCCGGGCGCCTCGTCCGGCACGTCCAACCAGGCTGCGCCGCAAGGCCAGGACGCCAGCCCGGCGCCGCAGCAGCGCTGA
- a CDS encoding inositol monophosphatase family protein yields the protein MTLDALADFAGRLVDATGPIARRWFRAHLDVETKSDLSPVTRADRDAETAMRSLIADVFPDHGIIGEEHGSDRPDAEYVWVLDPIDGTKAFITGKPLFGTLVALLHRGRPVIGIIDAPALAERWIGIEGRPTTFNGRPVRTRPGPIGSTIVNSSSPDMFAGPDVAATARLRAAVGGWHYGGDCYAYGLLASGFMGLVVEAKMKPFDHLPLVAVVEGAGGRITDWAGRPLRADSDGRVLAAADHALHAAARDLLRG from the coding sequence ATGACGCTCGACGCGCTCGCCGACTTCGCCGGCCGGCTCGTCGACGCCACCGGGCCGATCGCCCGGCGCTGGTTTCGCGCGCACCTCGACGTCGAGACGAAATCGGATCTCAGTCCCGTCACCCGCGCCGACCGCGATGCGGAGACGGCGATGCGCAGCCTCATCGCCGACGTCTTTCCCGATCACGGCATCATCGGCGAGGAGCACGGCTCGGACCGTCCCGACGCCGAGTATGTCTGGGTCCTCGACCCGATCGACGGCACCAAGGCCTTCATCACCGGCAAGCCGCTGTTCGGCACCCTGGTCGCCTTGCTCCACCGCGGCCGGCCGGTCATCGGCATCATCGACGCGCCGGCCCTCGCCGAGCGCTGGATCGGTATCGAGGGCCGCCCGACGACGTTCAACGGCCGCCCGGTCCGGACGCGCCCCGGCCCCATCGGATCGACGATCGTCAACAGCAGCAGCCCCGACATGTTCGCGGGCCCCGACGTCGCCGCCACGGCGCGGCTGCGCGCCGCCGTCGGCGGCTGGCACTATGGCGGCGACTGCTACGCCTACGGACTCCTCGCCAGCGGCTTCATGGGCCTGGTCGTCGAGGCCAAGATGAAGCCGTTCGATCACCTTCCGCTGGTCGCGGTGGTCGAGGGCGCCGGCGGGCGGATCACCGACTGGGCGGGGCGCCCGCTGCGCGCCGACAGCGACGGCCGCGTTCTAGCCGCGGCCGACCACGCGCTGCACGCGGCCGCCCGCGACCTGCTCCGGGGCTGA
- a CDS encoding PqqD family peptide modification chaperone, with protein MPELETCVVFTPADPRLYRLNLNAWLILELCQGLSPEALAQAYLEAVPPTPDAEAQLDQGLATLLESGIVEQCQP; from the coding sequence GTGCCGGAACTGGAGACATGCGTCGTCTTCACGCCGGCCGACCCGCGGCTCTATCGGCTGAACCTGAACGCATGGCTCATTCTCGAGCTCTGCCAGGGACTGTCGCCGGAAGCGCTGGCCCAGGCCTATCTCGAGGCCGTGCCGCCGACGCCGGATGCCGAAGCCCAGCTCGATCAGGGGCTCGCCACGCTCCTGGAGTCGGGCATCGTCGAACAGTGCCAACCATAA